In Parageobacillus sp. KH3-4, the genomic window AAAGGTTGCGGAGCATTTTCAAGCTCTTTCAATAATACGGCGCATGTCTTGGCATGCGTCTTCCTCAACTTCACAAAAGCTCCCCCCAAAAATTTTTTGCAATCAATGTTTCATAATAGTAATTCATATTTAACATTCGCGCTTTCTTAACAGTCAAGTATTCAAATAATACAGTCCCTGATTTAAAGTATTATTCTGCAGAGCGAGTTCATCTATAAACAACCTCTAAAGATTACAACACTAAATTTTACATTACAAATACATTTAGTCAATCATTTTTTATTAATTTTGCTTTTTCAAGTTTAATGATTCGCCAAGTCCTAATTATTTGTGTCAAGCCTCTTTTCCCAGCCCAGCGGACTTAGAGCGCCGGCAAATAAAACCACTTTGTATCGCTTCTTTTTTACACAAAGTTCCGGACTTAATTGAAAGATAAACACCTCTTATTTCTCAAATTACGATCCATTATTATTAACATTACATAAATGAATGTAACGTTACAAAATATCTAGCATTCTTAAAAAATAGATAAGGCCGATCCCCCTTATTCATAATGTTGGCGTGCCGAAGCATAATTGCCCAATAATACAAACGGAAGCGCCTGTTGCTCAATTTCGGTGAAAACATCCGGTCAAGCACTGCCGTTGATGGCGGATACGCTTAAGCCTTCTAAAGAAACGGCTTGGCCATCTAAATGTCTAATCTTGATGATCTTTCGCTCCAAAGGAAGCAAGTCAAAGAAATTATCCGAAAAAACAATTTTCTCTCCCGGAAGTTCCAGTTTGACAAAACGGGCAAAACAATCCGTACGAATTGCTACTTCTTGTTTTTCCGGGATCACTTTTACTTGCAGCTTCGCTTTCGGGAGCTGGAGGTCCTTATGATTTCGCAAGTAATAATAATTTTCTTCTGCTTTTTTATTCAACGATTTTAAACGGACAACCACTTGTTCAGCGGGCTCTCCTTGCAACACCTCCGCTTCGGTCAAGGAAGCAATACGAAGCGAAACATTTCCCTTCACATGGATAAAAAATTCTTTGGAATACACTAGCTCGCCATTAAATCGAAATACTTCGAGCACCAGCGTATCTCTTACATCTTCCAATTGGTCATTCACAACCCATAAATGCAAATCATCGCCAGGGTCATGTTCAAGCGTATATACAAGCGGGGCATTAAATTTTTTGCTATAGTAATATGAAGCTTTCGGCAACAGGTAATAATCGATCATAGACCAGCTCGTGCCAGGCCAGCAGTCATTCAATTGCCAGATTAAAGCACCGCTTGTTTGCGGTTTATTGCGGCGGTAATGTTCCATTCCGTACTTTAAGCCTTCGGCCTGTGTGAGCATCGAATAATTCATGTATTCCTCTATATTTTTTGGAATGCCGGTATACCCTTCCATTAACAAAATCCCTTTTATATGATGGTAATCTTTATTCCGATACGCCAATTCATCGCTGCCCCAATAAAAAGTGCCCTCAGGCATATTTTTTTCCAGCGTATAGCGATTCGCAGAAGCATGCATGCCAAACTCGCTGCAAAACCGTGCGTGATCCTTTTTATAATTTCGAAACGAAACCCCCTCCACGCTGATGTTTTGCCCTAAATTTTGTCCGAATCTGCGAGGTTCTATATTCCCATGCCAAACTTGCCAATTATGACGGTCCCCTTCCTCTTCCGAATTGTGATCATTTCCGCCATATGGCGAGCTTGGCCAGTATAATCGAGAAGGATCTAGCTCTTCCAATAGTTCAGGAATTAACTCATGATAGATTTTTTCCCCGTAAAAAGGTGTATGAATGTTGCCAGCAGCACGCTCCACTTCATATAGCCAATCATTTTCGTTATTTCCACACCATAAAGCGATCGAAGGATGATTCCGCAGCCGCTTAACAACCGAAATCACTTCTTTGCGGACGTTTTCCATATAATCGCGGTTGTAATCCGGGTATAGCGCGCAGGCAAACATAAAGTCTTGCCAAACTAAAATTCCTTGGCGGTTGCATTCTTGATAAAAAACGTCTTTTTCATAAATCCCTCCGCCCCATACGCGCAGCATATTCATATTCGCTTCTTTTGCTAGTTGAATAAGATGACGGTAGCGCGATTCCGGCGCAGATCCTAAAAAGCTGTCAACAGGAATCCAGTTCGCCCCTTTGGCAAAAATCTCTACTCCATTTAACACAAAGGTAAACCGCCGATTTCCTTCGCGATCTCTTTGCATGACTTCAATCGTGCGAATCCCTATTTCTGTTTCGTATGTATCGAGAACTTCATCTTCCCATTTTAAAACGACCGCCAATTGATAAAGATGTGGTTCTCCTAAATCATGCGTCCACCAAAGTTTCGGATGGTCGATATTCAACGTAAGCGTCGCCCGATCTTTGTCCATATTTACAGCTCGGAAAAACTGTTGTTCTTGATCTTTTAACATAATTTCTGCACGTAACTGTTTTCCCCTGACAAAGTTTTTGGTGCAAATATCAATTTGCACAAGCGCCCGGGAATCTTGGATGTCCAGCGTTCTTGCATAAACACTTTCGATTTTGGCAATTTTTCTTTTTTCTAAGCGCACATCTTTCCAAATTCCTACCGTTAAAATTCGCGGTCCCCAGTCCCAGCCAAAATGATATTGAGCCTTGCGCGCCCATATGCGGTCTTTGTCAAATCCAGCCCAATAATTCTTCTCCTTATCCTTTAATTGATAGGAAACAGGATTAAATTTGACAGCTAAAACATTTTTTCCATTCACGATTTCCCTAGTAACATCAAAAGTATGAGAAATAAACATATTTTCCGTAGACCCTAATTCCACTCCGTTCAAATAAACCGTCGCAAAAGTATCTAAACCTTCAAAAATCAACTCCAGCCGTTCATCTGGATCTAAGCCATCTTTTTCAAATGTAAATTCGGTACGATACCACCAAACTTTTTCTTCGACCCATTTTGCTTTCAAATCATTATGGCCAAAAAAGGGATCATCAAGCAAATTTTTTTCTCGCAAAATCGAATGGACATCTCCTGGCACCTTTGCGGACATCCAAAAGTGATCAATATAGTTTGGATCGGCAATCGTCAAATCTCTTACCTGCCCGACATCGAAATACTGTATTTTCCAATTTTTATTGATTAACAAGATTTACTCCCCCCTCATTGCAAAGAAAAAGAGACCGAACCTTATTTATAGTTCGTAGGCGGTCTCTCATTTTATAAAAAATGTTTCTCGCAGCAAACCTCCTTGGACAACCATTACTTCAATACAAACTGCATTCCCTCTTTGAAGTTTTTGCTAAAGATAATGAACAGGATCAGAATTGGAAATGTCAATAATACAGAAGCCGCGTACATTGGTCCCGGATACGCTCCATATGGGCCAAACATTTGTGCGAGCAGTACGTTCAGCGTCAGCATTTTTTCATTGTTAACTACCAGCATATCCCATAAAAGTTCTACCCATCTTTCCATAAAGAGGAATAGGAATATAATCGTTGTGATGGACTTAGACATTGGCAAGACAATTCGCGCAATAATGGTTAATTGCCCTGCGCCATCCATTTTCGCCGCTTCAATTAACTCATCGGGTACGCTGCGGAAAAAGTTCGTATACATAAATATCGCCCACAAACTCACGGCTTTCGGCAGGATCATCGCCCAATACGTGTCGTACATTCCAGAATAACGAACAATCAAAAAGAGTGGAATCAACAGGATAACCGCCGGATAAAACATTTGAAACAAAATGACATTGTTGAGAAAACGGCTGCCTTTAAACTTTAATTTAGCTAAAGAATATCCTACTAGAATCGCCGTCACTAGCATGAGCACAGTAGAAGACAAGGTGACAAATATGCTGTTAAAGAAGGCGCGAAGCCATGGTCTCGGAACAACGCCATCCCCGCCAGTAAATAACCATTCATATGATCGCAGGGTCAACTTCGTCGGAATAATTTTACGATCAACTTGTTCCCATGGGGCTAAGGAGCTTAAAATCATATATAAATAAGGAAACACCATGATGATCAGAACAACAAAAGCCAATACGTATAACAACGCGGTCTTTAATTTCTTACTCCCAGCCATGTCTTGCACCCCACTTTTCTAAAACCTTTCTAAACACGAGAATCGACGCGAACGTTACAACAGAATTGATGATCGCTATTGCTGTCCCATATCCGGCATTTAATTTTTCGAATGCCTGATTATAAATTTCCAGCTGCCATGTATGTGTTGAATAATCTGGTCCTCCGCCCGTTAATACGTATGGTTCCGTAAAGATTCCAAACATTAAACCTACTGCTAAAATGGTGACGGTATAAAACGACGGATACAGCATGGGAACGGTTACGTGCCAAAACCTTTTCCATCCGACGGCGCCATCTATTTCAGCTGCTTCATAGATTTCTTTCGGTATGCTTTCTAAACCAGATAAAAACAACAACGCATAGTATCCCATGAATTTCCACGCCATCATAAGAGCGATGATCAACGGCGCTAAAATCGGGGAACCTAACCAATCAATGTCCAAACCGAAATAATGCCGAAAGAACGTGTTTAGTGGACTGTTATAAGATAATACCCCATTGACGACAATGGCAGAAGCCACTCCCGATGCCAAATAAGGCAAGAAATATCCTACCGAAAACAAACCTTTCAGCTTAGGCAAAGAATGGATAATCAAAGCTAAACAGAGTGATCCCGCAATAACGATAGGAACAAACATCAACATAAATTTATAAGTGACCCAAAACGCAGCCCGTACGCTCTTACTAAAAAACGCTTCGATAAAATTTTGCAGTCCGACCATTTCGTAATCAGGAGCAATTAAATTCCAGTTTGTAAACGCTAAATAAATGGCCCAACAAAGCGGAAACAGAAAAAATATGATGGAATAGATAAGGTATGGGCTGGCCAAAAGCCACCCCAACCTTGTCGTTCTTTTATTCATTTACTTTAACACCCCGTTAATGGCTTTCTTCATATCTCCCCAAGCTTTATCAGCCGTTTTTTGCCCTTTCACAACCGGATTTAACGCTTCTTTGCCGATTAATTCTTGAATTTCTACTGTTTTTTCATTATCCATAGGCGGAATCGCGTTTGGAATATTTTCCGCATATTGTTTTAATTGAGGATTTTCCGCAAGATAAGAGGCAAACGCTTCATTTGTTGATAAATCATCACGCGCAGGTGGCAAATTCGTTTGTTTGAACCAAGCTAAATCGTTATTTGCATCAGAATATACCCATTTAATAAAGTCGAACGCAGCTTGTTGTTGCTCTTTCGTAGCAGAAGCATAAATGACAAGGCCTTTTGTGTCCGCAAACGTTTTGACGTTGTTTGGATCTACATCATCTGGCACAGGCGGCAAAGATAAAACATAATTTTGCTTAAACTTCATTTCCGGGAATTTTTCCGCCCAATACGGGAATGTCCATGGCCCCAAATCGACCATAATGGCTGTCGCATTTTCAAACGGGTCGGTTGCTTCTCTCGTCAATAACAAATCGTTTTTACTTAAATCGCTAAAGAATTGAAGGGTTTTTACACCCGCTTCGTCATCCGCGACAAATCTATTTCCTTTTATAAAGTTGTTTCCATTCGAAGCTGCATTATATAACATAAAGAAATCAAACCATCTTGCCCACCATGTTGGTTTTACTAAATCAGCCCGCGCCCACAGAAATTTGTCAGGATATTTTTTCTTTAATTTTTTGCCAAGTTCAATAACCTCGCTGTATGTTTTTGGCGGCGCATCATACCCAAGCTCTTTTAGAACATCCATTCTCCAAGCAAACAACATCGCATTCGAGTAAATCGGCAAGACGTATTGATGGTTATCGGCAAACTTCCATCCTGAAATCGTTTCCTTCATTTGTCGCTTGCTAATTAATTCAGCAAAACCTTTAAATTCGTCTAACGGTACAATCGCATGGCTCGCAGCTAATTGGGCAGCAAAACCTCGAGAAATATTTTCGGAGATCACCGGGGCATGTCCCGACGCAATGGCGGATTGGATTCCCGCTTCAGAAGAAGGGCTTTCCGGCATTGGTGAAACCTTGATTTTCACATTTTTATGTTCTTTCATATAACCATCGGCCATCTTTTTCCAAAACGATTGCTGTGTCGGGTTAGGCGCGGCCCAGAAATCAATTTCAACAACGTTGTTAGCTCCATCCCCTTTTGCATTTTTCCCTTCATTTTGCCCTTGGCACCCCGTACCAATGAGAGCCACGGCAAGCAACGCGGCAATGAGTTTCGTAAACCCTTTCTTTTTCATGTTTTTCCTCCCCCTTTTTATGCACATTTAAACTAACATGCCTTTAATTTGAAAATTGGCATGGTTCTGCGCACTTTTCAGATAACCACACAGGCCAAACCCACTGCTTTGATGAAACATTTGGCCATGCTTCATTAGTTGTTTATCGATAAATTAATTTCGCCATTATTTCCTGCAGACTGAGTTCTGCGCCGGCAATGGATTCATCAGCCGCGCCATAGTAGATTCTAACGGTGTCTTCCTCTACAACTACACCGCAAGTAAACACTACATTCTCAAAGAATCCATTTTTTTCATAATCTTCTTCCGGTTCTAAAATAGGTTCTTCTGTTTTGGCGAGAATTTTGGTCGGATCATGAAGATCCAGCAGCACTGCTCCTAAACAATAGCGATGATTTTTATCAGCGCCATGATAAATCGCTAACCAGCCTTTCTCTGTTTTAAACGGGACTGCGCCTCCACCAATGCGGCCGCTATCCCATCCTTCTTCACTGAGGCCCAGCAAGTATTGATGATTTCCCCAATAAAGAAGATTATCGGATTCTGCAATCCAAATTTCAGGCCGGCCAATTCCTTTTGGCACCGGGCGATGTAATGCATAGTATTTTCCATTAATTTTTTCAGGAAAAATAGCGACATCTTTATTTTCAGGATGAAAAATTAATCCGAGACGTTCGTAAGTGACAAAATCTTTTGTCGATGCAAGACCTACACCAATCCCTTCAGCCGACACCGCACTATATTGGATATAATAAGTATCATCAATCTGGGTCACGCGCGGATCTTCAACTCCCCATGCTTCCCGTTCCGTTCCCGGATAGATGAAAGGGGTTTCATCAATGGTAAAGCGGCGGCCATCCTTACTACGGGCAATACGAATATACGACAAAGACGTCAAATAAGCGACTCTGCGATCCGAATCGTTGTAAAGGACAACTCGTGGATCGGAAAAATCAAACCTCGCGTCATCTTTATGCAGCTCGACAACTTTTAGTTTTCCTTCTCCGCTCGAAAAATCAACAACAGGAGCTTTGACAATCTTCGGATCTTTACTAATTGGGCGTTCAGCGACGCGAAGCAATAACAGCACTTCGCCATTGTACTGGGCGACCCCAGCGTTAAAAACCCCTATCACTTCATGGTCGCGATGAAATGGTTTCACATCGTTCGGAGTAATTAGCGGGTTTTCCAGAAAACGGTTGACTCTCACCATAAATCTCCTCCAACCTTTTCATTCACCAACATTGCAGTAGTCAAAAACTTTCTAAAACGTTAAAAGCGATGTTGACGCGCACTCCTTTTTTGAAAACGCTTTAAAATTGTCGCATAAAAAAGAGGCTGTACGATACTACGAATGGATTCAAATCTGTAACGTTACATTTTCTACTTGTAATTCCAAAATAATTATTTCATCTTTCAATATGATAGTCAATACCTTTTTCGCGAATTACATTACAAAATATTAAATGCTGTTAAACTTCTGTGAAAAATAAAAAACTTGCATGAACAAAAAAAGATATGTATATTACAAATGTAATGTAATCATGTATATTTGTAAGTTACATTACTTACATTGATTTTCATTGACTGGGAATCATCTAGAAATGCCGAAACAGAACCACTTTCTCATTATTGATTCCATAATCGTTTCTTTTCTTTCCAATTTCGTTTATTCTTATTACAATATAGTTAAATGGGATACTTGCTCTAAACAGGCATCGTTCCCTCTATGATACCGCTCAAGTGCAGTATGTTATCCTCTGTCTTTGGTTGGTTCATGCAAATATTTTTTATAACCTTGTATATGATGTTGCGAGAACAGCGGGTGTGGAAAATGAAAAAGAAAGTAACGATGCAAGATATTGCAGATCGATTAAATATATCGAAAAATTCCGTATCACAAGCATTAAGGGGAAAACAAGGAGTCAGCGAAGAAACGCGGAAACTGGTCAAACGCGTTGCCGAAGAAATGGGATACCAATATCCAGGAGAACGAAAGAAAAAGAAACAAGGAAAAACGGGGAACATCGGGTTAATCGCTTCGGATTTGACATTTTCCTTTAAAAATTTTTTTGGAGAAATTTATTTGAGCATTGAAAAAGAAGTAATAAAGCGAGGCATGAACTTGCACATTCAATCGGTCAACCAAGAACAGAAAGAACGGCTTATTTTGCCTTCATTTATCGAAAACAAAATGGTAGACGGCATCTTGATTCTTTCGCACATCAGCACAGAATACGTTAATAAAGTGATTTCAACCGGTATTCCGACGATACTTGTTGATCACCACCATCCCAATATTCAGGCAGATGCCGTATTAACAAATAACCGCTTTGGCGCCTACCTTGCCGTTCAGCATTTAATCGAGCTCAATCACCGCGACATCGCTTTTATCGGCAATATCGATTATTCGCCGAGTTATGAAGAACGATATGAAGGGTATTTACTTGCCTTGAAAGAACATGGAATTAAACCAAATGAAGATTTTATTTTCACAAACGCAGAAGAAAAAGAAGAAGTCGTGCTCCAATATATTCAACAATTAAAAAAACAGCCAACCGCGTGGTTTTGCGCCAATGACGGATTAGGATTTCTCGTTAATTCATGCCTGCAACAGCACGGCATTCAAGTTCCAGACCAAGCATCCGTGTGTAGCTATGATAACGGACAGCTGTCCAAAATAGCGAAACCAAAAACAACAACTGTCGACATTGATTTGGAACTGTATGGAAAAAGAGCAGTAGAACTACTGTTCTGGAGAATGGAGAATAAAAATGAACCGTTCCAAGAAATTCTGCTCTCATCCAAACTGATTAAAAGGGAGTCCACTGCATTAGCGCCAAAACAACTATGAAATGGGCAAAAACACAGCGCCAGGCGCTTATGCTAGCACTAAAAGCCTCTTATCCTTTAGCAGGAGGCTTTTTTTCTACATGTTTTGATCTTCGTTTTGTCCCCTTACTTCATTCCCATCTTACTTGTTTTGTATCATCCATCGCCCTTCCTTGTACACATCTTTGCGCATACTAAAGCCTAGCAGGCACGCTTGTCGGCGGAAATAGCCAGCGGGCATTCTTATTCAGCTGGAAAAAAAGCCGATACAAACACACCAAAGGAGCAGAACGCAAAAGAGGAAAACGCTCTGCTCCTTTTAGGAAAGGTTGCCTTTTTCAGCGAATAACGCGATAAACGCTTCGTCAATATCAACAACGATGAATTCAATGTCTTTCACCGGCTCCAGCACTTCTTTGAAAATGGCGGCGACTTTTGTTTTGTCCAAATTTCCTACCCCTGTTCCCAAAGCGGGAAGGGCCACTTTGTCAATTCCATGTTTTTGGCAATAATCGACTAAATTGTGTAAGCACGTTTTGACAATGTCATAAGAAGTTGCCCCTGTTGGCTCTTTCATCGTTACTAGATGAATAACGCGCTGAAACGGAAGGGTTCCCGCACGGGTGACATAAAGATCGCCGGGCTGCGGATTTTGTTCCTTGCAAACGTTGATCGCTTCTTCTTCAATCTCGCGGCCGCCGGCTTTGCGAATCGCGGCCGCCACTCCTCCCCCCATCGGGCCGATTCCGTTTGCCGCGTTGCAAATATATGAAACATCTTCAAGCTTGGTAATGTCCCCATGCACTGCTTTGATCACGGCTATCCCCCCCTCGTATATCGTCAGTTGCTATTACAATTGTAACATGCAAGCTATTATCTAAACAAAAAAATAATAAACAAACAAGCTACCCTGACAACAAGAGTAGCCTGCCATCTTCCCTTCTTCCGATGATACTATCCACGCGCTTCGATGATTGGTTCCAACGAATATTCTCCAGCCAAGTTCTTCGTGAATTTTTTTGCGATGAGGCGATAAGGGGCGCTGAGCGCTTGGGCGGTGGTCGATGTATTCCATGACGGTTTTGCGGCCAGTTGTTTTTTACATGTTTCCATCACTTCTTTAACAAAATAGCCTTTGACCATGTGACAAGCACCCATAAAATCTCCCGTCAGCTTTCCGGCTCGGCAGGCGCCTGTGGCTTTACCTTTCGCAAAAAGAAAATGCCAAGGAGCACCATCAACAGCAACGATCCCATCGCCAACCGATTGGCAATGTTTCCGTATGAATGGAGAAGGAGGGTAATGCTTCCATAAATCGCCGGACCGATGATGGCCGACACTTTTCCGGAAAAAGCGAACAGTCCGAAAAACTGCCCTTGCTTGTCTTTCGGAGAAAGTTCGACAATATATGTTCTCGAAGTGACCCACATCGCTCCTAAACTGACGCCGAACAAACTTCCAGCAAGCCAAAAAGAAAGCTTGGAAAAAGCAAACACCCCTATCGCCAGTGCAATGCACATCAAGATGCCGACATATAAAACCGCTTTTTTCGCCCCTTTGCTTCTCGTAATATAGCCAAAAAGAAAGGAACCTATAATGCTAGAAACCGTGGAAACTAAATACAAAAGGATAAATTCCCCCGCCGTAAACCCGGCAATGACCTTGGCATAAACGGACATGATGGCGATCGTCGTCGCTACAGCATCATTTAAAAAGAAATAAGCAATCATAAAAGTAAAAATGTGTTGGTACTTTTTCATTTCTTTCAACGTCGCATAAATATCCCGATAACCCGCAAAAAATCCAGTCTTCCGCTTTAGCGCAGCGGCTTCTTCTTTGACAAAGCAAAAAAGCGGTAAAGAAAAGAAGAGAAACAAAAGGGCGCTTGGAATAAAAGCCCGGTAGTAATCCTTTTCGCCAACAAACGGATACACGGCAAGCCCGACAAGCGTTCCGACATATCCGACGGCAACGCCAAAACCGGAGATAAGCGGAATTTCCTGTTTATTCCCTAAACTAGAGATCATGGAATCGTAAAAAACAAGGCTCGAATGGTAAAAAAACTTTGCTGCGACAAATAAAAGCACTATTATTACAAAAGACGCCGGCAACCCAAAAATGAAATTCGCATGATTCGAATATCCGGCAACGCCCATGAGCAAAGTCGCCGCAACCGAAAGAGCCGTAAATACCCCAAGCCATTTCTTTCTTTGCCCAGTCCGGTCAATCCATGTGCCGTATAAAGGAGAAAATACAACTAAAAAGAAAGAGGCTAACGCATTCGCATATGAAATAAACGTACTGGCGACCTGGTTCAAGCTCTCGCTTTTCCCCACCGTTTCCGAAACATAAAGCGGAAAAAAAATCGTATTCACATTTGAGGAAAAAATCGTATTCGCAAAATCATACAACGCCCACGATAAAACCGGCAAAGAAACATACAGTTTCCATCCCGGCTGCCTCTTTGTTTCAAAAGACAAGGCATCTTCTATCCTTTCCACTGCCTTTCCCCCATTCTTTCGATTATGGAACGGCCGGCAAACCCGCTTATTCAATATATAGATTACTTTACATATTTGGCGATTTTGTTTCGTTTATGTAAATTTTTACGAAAGAATGCCTCTCTGGCTTCCGAAAAATGATGCTTTGGATTTTTGTTAGAATATACATAAAATTTTAACAAATTTTTATGCATTTGTGTATTATCATTGTTTTCCGGCAATGAATGAAGGAAGAACATTACTGTAATCACAATGATATAAAGTTATCAAACAAAACACTACGAAATACTTGATCTTGGTTTTGAACTTTAAATGATGACAGGCACCGAGCCTAATGACTGACGGACATGATCAAGACCACGCACCGTCGGCAAAATAGTATTTCAGGACATTCGAGCATGGCAAGTCAATCGTCTGTTCTTCTCCAGTCACTAAGGTGACGCGTACGTTTATTCACTTCCAATGCACAGACACCAAAACCAAAAGTGAGCTATAATGAATGGTAGCAAAATACAAAACAAGATGGGTGATTGATAAACATGAAAATAAAAACGTTATTTATCGCTCCCTACCCTGGCTTAAAAGAATTAGCCTTAACTCTTGCCAAAGAGCAACAATCATTGGACATTACAGTTGTACAAGGAGATTTGCAAGAGGCTATTCCTATTGCGAAGCAATACGAAAAAGAAGATTACGATATCATTATCAGCCGCGGCGGCACTGCGCAGTTACTGCGCCAGCATACATCGCTGCCAGTCATTGAAATAAAAGTATCGGGCTACGACATATTACGTATACTAACATTAGTCAAAGACTATCACACAAACCTTCGGATTATCGGGTTTACTAACATATGCCAGGGATTTGTTTCTGTGTCCAATCTTTTAGGTGTTCATATTCCCTATACCATTATCCATGATCAGAAAGAGGTAGCTGAGGCCGTTCGGCAAGCGAAAGCCGAAGGCGCCCAAACCATTATCGGGGATACAATCACCTGCAAGACAGCCGAAGCAAACGGACTTCAGAGTATATTAATCACCTCAGGCAAAGAATCCGTCATTGAGGCATTTGAACAAGCAAAACAAACGTATCAAGCCATGAAAAACGCGGCGAAACAGGTAAAGTTATATAAACAATTACTGCAGAAAACAAAAATCCCTATAGCCATTTATAACGAAAATGGCACCATCCAGTTTGCCAGCTCATCCTTTCAAAAAATATTGGCATTTACGAAAAACGATTCAGATGAATCGTCAATTTATGCGTATTTTCCGTTTCTCGACAATGCGTACAAACAATTATGCCAAGAAATAGAACCTGTTGAAATACAGTATGCTTACGCAATCAATGATGAATGGGTGCAATTGCGGCAAGGATATCTGAAAACCGATCAAAATGAAAACCAATATTATTTGCGTTTTTCCGAAAAAGACGATAATCAAGAGGAATACAGCCTATCGGTTACCGCCATACAGCCCATTATGACATCATTTTCGCAAATTGTTGGAAACAGCCACCCCATCCAGACGGTTATTCATCAAGGAAAAAAAGCTGCGATGCATGATGAACCAGTAGCGTTATACGGAGAAAAAGGCACTGGAAAAAAGACGCTAGCTGGGATCATTCATTGTGAGAGCAAGCAAAAAGACGAATTTTTATTGCTCGTCCGCATCCTCGCAGATTATCGTGAGATTATCGACCATCTCAAATCCATTTTAGCTCATTCAGAAAAAGGGACATGTGTCTTACAAGGGGTCGAACATCTGCGATTAGAACATCAAGATGATGTAGCACAACTGATTCATGAGGCAAAAACGCGTACTATTTTTTTATTTGAGGACAGCCCAATTAATTTATTACGACAAAAAAAATTATCCACTCACATTTTTAAACAATTTAAACAAAACCAAATTCGGTT contains:
- a CDS encoding sugar ABC transporter permease; this translates as MNKRTTRLGWLLASPYLIYSIIFFLFPLCWAIYLAFTNWNLIAPDYEMVGLQNFIEAFFSKSVRAAFWVTYKFMLMFVPIVIAGSLCLALIIHSLPKLKGLFSVGYFLPYLASGVASAIVVNGVLSYNSPLNTFFRHYFGLDIDWLGSPILAPLIIALMMAWKFMGYYALLFLSGLESIPKEIYEAAEIDGAVGWKRFWHVTVPMLYPSFYTVTILAVGLMFGIFTEPYVLTGGGPDYSTHTWQLEIYNQAFEKLNAGYGTAIAIINSVVTFASILVFRKVLEKWGARHGWE
- a CDS encoding glycoside hydrolase family 2 protein, whose amino-acid sequence is MLINKNWKIQYFDVGQVRDLTIADPNYIDHFWMSAKVPGDVHSILREKNLLDDPFFGHNDLKAKWVEEKVWWYRTEFTFEKDGLDPDERLELIFEGLDTFATVYLNGVELGSTENMFISHTFDVTREIVNGKNVLAVKFNPVSYQLKDKEKNYWAGFDKDRIWARKAQYHFGWDWGPRILTVGIWKDVRLEKRKIAKIESVYARTLDIQDSRALVQIDICTKNFVRGKQLRAEIMLKDQEQQFFRAVNMDKDRATLTLNIDHPKLWWTHDLGEPHLYQLAVVLKWEDEVLDTYETEIGIRTIEVMQRDREGNRRFTFVLNGVEIFAKGANWIPVDSFLGSAPESRYRHLIQLAKEANMNMLRVWGGGIYEKDVFYQECNRQGILVWQDFMFACALYPDYNRDYMENVRKEVISVVKRLRNHPSIALWCGNNENDWLYEVERAAGNIHTPFYGEKIYHELIPELLEELDPSRLYWPSSPYGGNDHNSEEEGDRHNWQVWHGNIEPRRFGQNLGQNISVEGVSFRNYKKDHARFCSEFGMHASANRYTLEKNMPEGTFYWGSDELAYRNKDYHHIKGILLMEGYTGIPKNIEEYMNYSMLTQAEGLKYGMEHYRRNKPQTSGALIWQLNDCWPGTSWSMIDYYLLPKASYYYSKKFNAPLVYTLEHDPGDDLHLWVVNDQLEDVRDTLVLEVFRFNGELVYSKEFFIHVKGNVSLRIASLTEAEVLQGEPAEQVVVRLKSLNKKAEENYYYLRNHKDLQLPKAKLQVKVIPEKQEVAIRTDCFARFVKLELPGEKIVFSDNFFDLLPLERKIIKIRHLDGQAVSLEGLSVSAINGSA
- a CDS encoding glycoside hydrolase family 130 protein — its product is MVRVNRFLENPLITPNDVKPFHRDHEVIGVFNAGVAQYNGEVLLLLRVAERPISKDPKIVKAPVVDFSSGEGKLKVVELHKDDARFDFSDPRVVLYNDSDRRVAYLTSLSYIRIARSKDGRRFTIDETPFIYPGTEREAWGVEDPRVTQIDDTYYIQYSAVSAEGIGVGLASTKDFVTYERLGLIFHPENKDVAIFPEKINGKYYALHRPVPKGIGRPEIWIAESDNLLYWGNHQYLLGLSEEGWDSGRIGGGAVPFKTEKGWLAIYHGADKNHRYCLGAVLLDLHDPTKILAKTEEPILEPEEDYEKNGFFENVVFTCGVVVEEDTVRIYYGAADESIAGAELSLQEIMAKLIYR
- a CDS encoding carbohydrate ABC transporter permease, producing MAGSKKLKTALLYVLAFVVLIIMVFPYLYMILSSLAPWEQVDRKIIPTKLTLRSYEWLFTGGDGVVPRPWLRAFFNSIFVTLSSTVLMLVTAILVGYSLAKLKFKGSRFLNNVILFQMFYPAVILLIPLFLIVRYSGMYDTYWAMILPKAVSLWAIFMYTNFFRSVPDELIEAAKMDGAGQLTIIARIVLPMSKSITTIIFLFLFMERWVELLWDMLVVNNEKMLTLNVLLAQMFGPYGAYPGPMYAASVLLTFPILILFIIFSKNFKEGMQFVLK
- a CDS encoding extracellular solute-binding protein; its protein translation is MKKKGFTKLIAALLAVALIGTGCQGQNEGKNAKGDGANNVVEIDFWAAPNPTQQSFWKKMADGYMKEHKNVKIKVSPMPESPSSEAGIQSAIASGHAPVISENISRGFAAQLAASHAIVPLDEFKGFAELISKRQMKETISGWKFADNHQYVLPIYSNAMLFAWRMDVLKELGYDAPPKTYSEVIELGKKLKKKYPDKFLWARADLVKPTWWARWFDFFMLYNAASNGNNFIKGNRFVADDEAGVKTLQFFSDLSKNDLLLTREATDPFENATAIMVDLGPWTFPYWAEKFPEMKFKQNYVLSLPPVPDDVDPNNVKTFADTKGLVIYASATKEQQQAAFDFIKWVYSDANNDLAWFKQTNLPPARDDLSTNEAFASYLAENPQLKQYAENIPNAIPPMDNEKTVEIQELIGKEALNPVVKGQKTADKAWGDMKKAINGVLK